Proteins encoded together in one Nostoc sp. PCC 7524 window:
- a CDS encoding endonuclease/exonuclease/phosphatase family protein, whose amino-acid sequence MGQRISLIVAIATIFILALLSLFPYIAWSWPLELITHFRYQYLVLSLIVSIILFGLWKTRLIKHKLLIFIALVLLGINVVEVLPWYLPHAQQVVDNSGQKIRLLSLNINIQNNSTNEIIDIVQANQPDIALLLEIDNKSFENLRWQFQDTLPSAFRSSGGGLAIFSRLPLQDVKGDNFNKQGNHNLIATIEIDKQPIKFIGTHPLVPTKPTNFHSRNRQLAALTKYIQQLQQPVILAGDFNLTPWSPYYRRLINKTNLHNTRLGFGILPSWPRPATHVHLPSWLIPLINIPIDHCLVSKHFQVATTYTGANANSDHAALITDLVLLRKS is encoded by the coding sequence ATGGGGCAAAGAATATCTTTAATTGTGGCGATCGCTACCATTTTCATCTTAGCACTATTGTCATTATTTCCTTACATTGCTTGGTCTTGGCCTCTAGAACTGATTACTCATTTCCGTTACCAGTATTTAGTTTTATCGTTAATAGTTAGTATTATTTTATTTGGCTTGTGGAAAACACGCCTTATCAAACATAAGTTATTAATTTTTATAGCTTTAGTATTGCTAGGAATCAATGTAGTTGAAGTGCTACCTTGGTATTTACCTCATGCTCAACAAGTAGTAGATAATTCAGGTCAAAAAATTAGATTATTATCTTTAAATATTAATATTCAAAATAATTCTACCAATGAAATCATTGATATAGTACAGGCTAATCAACCTGATATAGCTTTATTGCTGGAAATTGATAATAAATCATTTGAAAATCTACGCTGGCAATTCCAAGACACCTTACCTTCTGCTTTTAGAAGTTCTGGGGGTGGGTTGGCTATTTTTAGTCGCCTACCCTTGCAAGATGTCAAGGGAGATAATTTTAATAAGCAAGGTAATCATAACTTAATAGCCACAATTGAAATAGATAAACAGCCGATTAAATTTATTGGTACTCATCCATTAGTTCCGACAAAACCAACAAATTTTCATAGTCGCAATCGTCAGCTAGCAGCACTAACTAAATATATTCAACAACTTCAGCAACCAGTGATTTTAGCGGGAGATTTTAATCTAACACCTTGGTCTCCTTATTACCGACGGTTGATTAATAAAACCAACTTACATAATACCCGCTTAGGTTTTGGGATTTTACCTAGCTGGCCACGGCCTGCTACTCATGTACATTTGCCCTCATGGTTGATTCCACTGATAAATATTCCGATTGACCATTGCTTAGTGAGTAAACACTTTCAGGTTGCGACAACTTATACTGGAGCTAACGCTAATTCTGATCATGCAGCATTAATTACAGACTTAGTTTTACTTAGAAAAAGCTAA
- a CDS encoding CHASE2 domain-containing protein: MINGILNQLRAAFIKDKIYHDTGFNKNWWQIILVTSLGATALVWGARELKWLQSWELKAYDQMLRSRPVELPDPRILVVKITEEDLEINKWPLSDNTINQLLAKLESYQPRIIGINLYRPQQNNLANKLENPDKIIGTCLFSSRGRSEIPPPPDFPIHNIGYNDLIPDSADDQIIRRALLFAESTDSKCATEFSFAALVAINYLEQVGINVDFIEKHNFYLGKTIFPILTANSGSYQRLNAGGYQILLNYRHPDYLAQTVTLTQILNNQVNPNLVKDRLVIIGTTAASVHPGLYTPYSSAARQPIRTPAVFIHTQIASQLLSTVLDGRPLIWYWPDWVELVWIWGWSLVGSVLAWRVRHPILLAFIGSITLTGLVGICAIVFLQAGWIPVIPPALALVISGVSVMSYTTYRTQQQAQLMLLQVEQQQEAIEQLNILLQETTSTAIPTALYDQHSHNAPATFTSEKSNGEFFLNNRYQITKVIGAGGFGRTYLAQDTQRPSNPSCVVKKLMPARRDTKFLEVARRLFNTEAEILEVLGKHPQIPTLFAYFETNEEFYLVQEYIPGHTLHEELPPIEEIKNEAFVIEMLKGVLEVLAFIHEQRVIHRDIKPTNIIRSTIDNRFVLIDFGAVKLMQPPSSEQTELATVAIGTRGYAPPEQLAGHPRLASDIYALGMMGIQALTGILPQELEPDPETGNVMWRETTNISAELAAILDKMVSYHFSDRYQSAAAVLQDLNQM; the protein is encoded by the coding sequence GTGATTAATGGAATATTAAATCAACTCCGAGCCGCCTTTATCAAAGATAAAATTTACCATGACACTGGTTTTAATAAAAACTGGTGGCAAATAATTCTAGTTACTAGCCTGGGAGCCACTGCTTTAGTGTGGGGAGCGCGGGAATTGAAATGGTTGCAGTCTTGGGAGTTGAAAGCTTATGATCAGATGCTGCGATCGCGTCCTGTGGAATTACCAGATCCACGGATTTTAGTAGTCAAAATCACTGAAGAAGATTTAGAAATCAACAAATGGCCGTTATCAGATAATACTATCAACCAACTCTTAGCCAAACTAGAATCTTATCAACCGCGTATAATTGGTATAAATCTCTACCGACCTCAACAGAATAATTTAGCTAATAAACTAGAAAATCCTGATAAAATCATTGGCACTTGTTTATTCAGTAGTAGAGGTAGGTCGGAAATTCCACCACCGCCAGATTTTCCTATTCATAATATTGGCTATAACGATTTAATTCCTGATAGTGCAGACGACCAAATTATTCGCCGGGCTTTATTATTTGCTGAATCCACAGATAGTAAATGTGCCACAGAATTTTCTTTTGCGGCTTTAGTAGCAATTAACTACTTAGAACAAGTAGGTATTAATGTAGATTTCATTGAAAAACATAATTTTTATCTCGGTAAAACCATCTTCCCTATCTTGACAGCTAATTCTGGCAGCTATCAAAGGTTGAATGCGGGTGGTTATCAAATACTGCTAAATTATCGCCATCCTGATTACTTAGCTCAAACTGTCACCCTCACACAAATTCTGAACAATCAAGTTAACCCCAACTTAGTCAAAGACCGTTTAGTAATTATCGGCACAACAGCCGCCAGTGTTCATCCTGGTTTATATACACCTTATAGCTCGGCAGCACGACAACCAATTAGAACACCTGCTGTGTTTATACACACCCAAATAGCTAGTCAACTTCTCAGTACAGTATTAGATGGAAGACCCCTGATTTGGTATTGGCCTGACTGGGTTGAACTGGTGTGGATTTGGGGTTGGTCTTTAGTAGGTAGTGTTTTAGCGTGGCGAGTGCGTCATCCCATATTATTAGCATTCATCGGAAGTATCACCCTAACAGGGTTAGTAGGGATATGTGCGATTGTGTTTTTACAAGCTGGCTGGATTCCTGTGATTCCACCAGCTTTAGCTTTAGTAATCAGTGGTGTGAGTGTCATGAGCTACACCACATATAGAACTCAGCAGCAAGCTCAGTTGATGCTCCTGCAAGTTGAACAACAACAAGAGGCAATTGAGCAATTAAATATCTTATTACAAGAAACCACATCTACCGCAATTCCTACAGCACTGTATGACCAACATTCCCACAATGCTCCTGCTACTTTTACATCGGAAAAAAGCAATGGCGAATTCTTTCTAAATAACCGTTACCAAATTACTAAAGTCATTGGTGCGGGAGGATTTGGACGCACTTATTTAGCTCAAGATACTCAAAGACCAAGTAATCCTAGCTGTGTGGTGAAGAAATTAATGCCAGCACGTCGGGATACCAAATTTTTAGAAGTTGCTCGGCGGTTATTTAATACGGAAGCAGAAATTTTAGAAGTATTGGGTAAACATCCACAAATTCCTACACTGTTTGCTTATTTTGAAACTAATGAAGAATTTTATTTGGTGCAAGAATATATTCCTGGGCATACTTTGCATGAGGAATTACCACCTATAGAAGAGATAAAAAACGAAGCTTTTGTGATTGAAATGCTCAAAGGAGTTTTAGAAGTTTTGGCATTCATACATGAGCAGCGGGTAATTCATCGAGATATTAAACCGACAAATATTATTAGATCCACTATAGATAATCGGTTTGTATTAATTGATTTTGGTGCAGTGAAATTAATGCAACCACCCAGTAGTGAGCAAACAGAATTAGCCACTGTTGCTATTGGTACGCGGGGATATGCACCCCCAGAGCAATTAGCCGGGCATCCGCGTTTAGCCAGTGATATTTATGCTTTGGGCATGATGGGGATTCAAGCACTGACTGGCATATTACCCCAAGAACTAGAGCCAGATCCAGAAACAGGTAATGTGATGTGGCGAGAAACAACAAATATCAGTGCAGAACTAGCAGCAATTTTAGATAAAATGGTGAGCTATCATTTTAGCGATCGCTATCAATCGGCTGCTGCTGTCTTGCAAGATTTAAATCAGATGTAA
- the namA gene encoding NADPH dehydrogenase NamA, whose product MAHLFEPFRIREVTFRNRIAMSPMCQYSSTNGFANDWHLVHLASRAVGGAGLIITEAAAVEPRGRITPQDLGIWSDEHIEYLARIVGLIHNFGAVAGIQLAHAGRKASTAKPSKGGKALDESQEGWRPIVSSSAIAFSKDSPVPEALSLEGIEQIIQAFVQAAQRSLQAGFKVIEIHAAHGYLLHQFLSPLVNQRQDDYGGSFENRTRLLREVVTAVREVWPQTHPLFVRISATDWVDKGWDVEQSITLSQELKTLGVDLIDCSSGAIIPGINIPVKPGYQTQFAQRIRQAANIATGAVGLITSPEQADKIIRNEVADMVLLGRELLRNPYWPHLAAKQLGYEKHWPVQYDRAW is encoded by the coding sequence ATGGCACATCTATTTGAACCATTCAGAATTCGTGAAGTCACCTTTCGCAACCGCATCGCCATGTCCCCCATGTGTCAATATTCCAGCACCAATGGATTTGCTAATGACTGGCATTTGGTTCATTTAGCTTCTCGTGCTGTTGGTGGTGCAGGGTTAATCATTACAGAAGCGGCTGCTGTTGAACCTCGCGGTCGAATTACTCCTCAAGATTTGGGCATTTGGTCAGATGAACACATCGAATATTTAGCCAGAATTGTTGGATTAATCCACAACTTTGGCGCTGTGGCTGGTATTCAACTCGCCCATGCAGGAAGAAAAGCCAGCACCGCCAAACCCTCTAAAGGAGGAAAAGCCCTAGATGAATCTCAAGAAGGATGGCGGCCTATAGTTTCCAGTAGTGCGATCGCTTTTAGTAAAGACAGTCCAGTACCCGAAGCCCTAAGTTTAGAAGGAATTGAGCAAATCATTCAAGCCTTTGTCCAAGCAGCGCAACGTTCCTTACAAGCTGGCTTTAAAGTTATAGAAATCCATGCAGCCCACGGCTACTTACTACATCAGTTTCTCTCACCTCTGGTTAACCAACGTCAAGATGATTACGGTGGTAGCTTTGAAAATCGTACTCGTTTACTCCGAGAAGTCGTAACAGCCGTCAGAGAAGTATGGCCGCAAACTCACCCTCTATTTGTCCGCATTTCTGCCACTGATTGGGTAGATAAAGGGTGGGACGTTGAACAAAGTATTACCTTGAGCCAAGAACTGAAAACTTTGGGTGTAGACCTAATTGATTGTTCTTCCGGGGCAATCATACCCGGTATCAACATTCCAGTCAAACCCGGATATCAAACCCAGTTTGCCCAACGCATTCGTCAAGCAGCCAATATTGCCACAGGTGCAGTTGGCTTAATCACCTCCCCCGAACAAGCAGACAAAATCATTCGCAATGAAGTAGCTGACATGGTGCTTTTAGGGCGTGAACTCCTCCGCAATCCCTACTGGCCTCACTTAGCCGCCAAACAACTAGGATATGAAAAACATTGGCCAGTACAATATGACCGAGCCTGGTAA
- a CDS encoding VOC family protein codes for MTQGQTTAIEGIYEVCIGVPDAIFAIQYWEQFGYRIGQMGELSPGAAYQLYGVNSGLRSIRLYHQNADHGLIRLMVWQNPTNPGLGLASMKIKGNRWATSLTADVLSILNHAEEAKAAGRAIRYTNPYWEVIYQKEKKNRPFIDVVVGVREMLLLQPLTRQVLFQRFGYTIPNYGEINHGCAFKTSQFTHMGIIVQDDTKESLKFYEEVLGLLRVRDDVETSYESSLAGRDIFDLQPGEKFIVTTFDDPRSSKDNLMAARSGRLYVIRFPSGMNIESRFEAAQPGSLGISLYTYRVREIETYCDRIKASPVPKFTNIVENEFREKSFSFVAPDGYFWTLVEG; via the coding sequence ATGACTCAGGGGCAAACAACAGCAATTGAAGGCATCTATGAAGTTTGTATTGGTGTTCCCGATGCGATTTTTGCAATTCAATATTGGGAACAATTTGGCTATCGCATCGGCCAAATGGGTGAATTATCTCCCGGTGCAGCCTATCAATTGTATGGGGTGAACTCTGGTTTACGCTCGATTCGCCTCTACCACCAAAATGCAGATCATGGTTTGATTAGATTGATGGTTTGGCAAAACCCTACAAATCCAGGTTTAGGGTTAGCTTCAATGAAAATTAAAGGTAATCGTTGGGCAACTTCTTTAACTGCTGATGTCTTAAGCATCTTAAATCATGCCGAGGAGGCAAAAGCCGCAGGAAGGGCTATCCGCTACACCAACCCTTACTGGGAAGTAATTTATCAAAAGGAGAAGAAAAACCGTCCTTTTATCGATGTGGTGGTTGGGGTGCGAGAAATGCTGCTATTGCAACCATTAACTCGACAGGTTTTGTTTCAAAGGTTCGGCTACACCATCCCCAATTACGGAGAAATCAACCACGGCTGCGCTTTTAAGACTAGCCAGTTTACCCACATGGGGATTATTGTTCAGGATGACACTAAGGAAAGCCTGAAATTTTATGAAGAGGTTTTGGGTTTGTTGCGGGTGCGTGATGATGTGGAAACTAGCTATGAGTCTTCGTTAGCAGGTAGAGATATTTTTGATTTGCAACCTGGGGAAAAGTTTATTGTTACTACCTTTGATGATCCTCGTTCCTCCAAGGATAACTTGATGGCGGCGCGTAGTGGCAGATTGTATGTGATTCGCTTTCCTAGTGGGATGAATATAGAGTCACGGTTTGAAGCAGCGCAACCGGGTAGTTTGGGGATATCACTTTATACTTACCGTGTGCGAGAAATAGAAACATATTGCGATCGCATTAAGGCTAGCCCAGTACCAAAATTTACTAACATTGTCGAAAATGAGTTTCGTGAGAAAAGTTTCTCCTTTGTGGCACCAGATGGCTATTTCTGGACTTTGGTGGAAGGTTAG
- a CDS encoding glucosamine-6-phosphate deaminase → MVAATNFFQVDHLSVQIYQSEADMAQDVAVIVRQYLQSVLQQQDTAAVILATGNSQLKFLDALIALGELDWSRITLFHLDEYLGISADHPASFRRYMRERVEKRVHPYKFHYIAGDTLEPLAECDRYTKLLQSQPIDLCCLGVGENGHLAFNDPAVANFQDPYSVKLVKLDIANRQQQVNTGQFPSLDSVPQYAFTVTLPLICSAQKIMCLAPETRKAQIVKSMLQGSISTDCPASILRQQAQANLFLDLNSASLL, encoded by the coding sequence ATGGTAGCCGCTACAAACTTTTTTCAAGTCGATCATCTGTCAGTACAGATTTATCAATCTGAAGCTGATATGGCTCAGGATGTTGCAGTTATTGTCCGTCAGTATTTACAAAGCGTTCTGCAACAACAAGATACAGCTGCTGTCATATTAGCAACAGGTAATTCCCAACTTAAATTTTTGGATGCTTTGATTGCTTTGGGTGAATTAGATTGGTCACGAATTACTTTATTTCATTTGGATGAATATTTAGGAATTAGTGCTGATCATCCCGCTAGTTTTCGGCGATATATGCGCGAACGTGTAGAAAAGCGGGTGCATCCATACAAATTTCACTATATTGCAGGTGATACATTGGAACCCTTAGCAGAATGCGATCGCTACACTAAATTGCTGCAATCACAACCAATAGACTTATGCTGTCTTGGTGTCGGCGAAAATGGTCACTTGGCTTTTAACGATCCAGCAGTAGCCAATTTTCAAGACCCTTACAGCGTCAAATTGGTGAAACTAGATATAGCTAATCGCCAACAACAAGTCAATACAGGGCAATTCCCCAGTCTTGATAGTGTTCCTCAGTACGCTTTTACTGTGACTTTGCCTTTGATTTGTTCAGCACAAAAAATCATGTGCCTAGCACCAGAAACACGCAAGGCACAAATAGTAAAAAGTATGTTGCAAGGGTCTATTAGTACAGATTGTCCCGCTTCGATTCTGCGTCAACAAGCACAAGCAAATCTATTTTTAGACCTTAATTCTGCTAGCTTACTATAA
- a CDS encoding HAD family hydrolase, whose protein sequence is MLAAILFDLDGTIVNTDPIHYQAWHKMLLRYSIEIDETFYKSRISGRLNPEIVKDILPELSAPAGQEFADEKEALFRQLASHLQPLSGFSELIAWTQTHQLKRALVTNAPRLNAEFMLDVLDITETFHQVVLADDCIAGKPDPAPYQVALSKLGIPAEQAIALEDSPSGIRAAVAAGIRTVGIASTHNPQVLQDVGAFMVIPDFTDLQLWTFLNSLIEADLSVVST, encoded by the coding sequence ATGCTGGCTGCAATTCTCTTTGATTTAGACGGTACTATTGTCAATACTGACCCCATACACTACCAAGCTTGGCACAAAATGCTGTTGAGATACAGCATAGAAATTGATGAAACATTCTACAAATCCCGGATTAGTGGGCGATTAAACCCAGAAATTGTCAAAGATATTTTGCCAGAGTTATCAGCCCCAGCAGGGCAAGAATTCGCCGATGAGAAAGAAGCACTATTTCGCCAACTTGCTTCCCATCTTCAACCATTAAGCGGTTTTTCTGAGCTAATAGCCTGGACACAAACACATCAGCTAAAACGTGCTTTAGTAACTAATGCCCCCAGATTAAATGCAGAGTTTATGCTGGATGTTTTGGACATCACAGAAACTTTCCATCAAGTTGTGTTAGCAGATGATTGTATAGCAGGTAAACCTGATCCAGCACCCTATCAAGTTGCCTTAAGTAAATTAGGAATTCCAGCAGAACAAGCAATAGCTTTAGAAGATTCTCCTTCTGGTATTCGTGCGGCTGTAGCTGCTGGTATCCGTACCGTTGGTATTGCGTCTACCCACAATCCACAAGTGTTGCAAGACGTTGGGGCATTTATGGTGATCCCAGATTTTACCGATTTGCAGCTATGGACATTCCTAAATTCTTTAATAGAGGCAGATTTGAGTGTGGTTAGCACATGA
- a CDS encoding DUF5615 family PIN-like protein, which produces MKFLIDAQLPVRLANFLRSLNYDTIHTRDLPEQNATSDIEINAISIQQNRILITKDYDFVNSFVTVQQPYKLLLITTGNISNSELEKLFASNFPYIVELFQQHSYIEMSREVLIVHQ; this is translated from the coding sequence ATGAAATTTCTTATTGATGCCCAGTTACCAGTTCGTCTAGCAAATTTTCTTAGATCATTAAATTACGATACCATCCATACCAGAGACTTACCAGAGCAAAATGCTACGTCAGATATTGAAATTAATGCCATATCAATTCAACAAAATAGGATTTTAATCACTAAAGATTATGATTTTGTCAATTCCTTCGTAACAGTTCAGCAGCCCTACAAATTACTTTTAATTACGACAGGTAATATCAGTAACTCAGAACTAGAAAAACTTTTTGCAAGTAATTTTCCATATATAGTTGAACTATTTCAACAGCATTCCTACATTGAAATGAGTCGAGAAGTTTTAATTGTACATCAATAA
- a CDS encoding TonB-dependent receptor plug domain-containing protein has translation MKQNLYLLPLSLLSTFIASPSLALEIKIGSQDIKQNPHKINAKILHLSEIPLHSTEAQLLTQALEKNDNEEVIETEELESDNTSLEEDTDIDLEVIGTQDKLPQSTPTYIIDQAEIQKQGSTSVADVLKRMPGFAINDVGHGADIHTGTYYRGHSINQSVFLINGRPINNDVSTYHGATDLNSIPVESIERVELYSGAATALYGSSAFGGIVNIITKQGSTTPRFNAAAEFGSLNLNNQQTSFSGGSGNFRYNLSFERFFIDNRYKVPQGAANRDTSGNLFNADTATSTYFGNFAIDLNPQNTLSLDVKKLSSRRGLIYFGFPLQRDRLDHDGLNIGLSWRSQLAQGSNLTTTLGYNQDFFNTYGPTVFQGNTFYRTGTLDTQNLTARVDHDWQITGNNRLRWGLDLKNTNLDGITDSTSPNRIAFNEVENRSVLNTALFAVNTWNISDRFLVDLGLRQSFDSQFGNYLNPSVGLRYAMSPNLAVRGSWASGQRNPGLDQLYLYDTVHGWLSNPDLKPETGSSWTGGVDVNFSQNLTGQFTYFGSSLDNRLGIIQGQWQNIGLVDTNGFEAALRWRLASNWSTFFNYTYTDAQIKTGTERGLQLGLIPYSNLQAGIGYEKDGWQANLYATYNSGARRALFLNPSDRNTDFSPSYVNFDLSGRIPLNRGLGLTFYLENLLGEQYERVNRIYSPGFTFRVGLSSGI, from the coding sequence CAGAACTTGTATTTGCTGCCGTTGAGCTTATTAAGTACATTTATTGCTTCACCTTCTTTGGCGTTAGAAATTAAAATTGGCAGTCAGGATATTAAGCAAAATCCTCACAAGATCAATGCTAAGATTCTGCATTTAAGTGAAATTCCTCTACATTCTACAGAGGCGCAATTATTGACGCAGGCATTAGAAAAAAATGATAATGAAGAAGTAATAGAAACTGAAGAGTTAGAATCAGATAATACATCCTTAGAAGAGGATACAGATATTGATTTAGAAGTAATAGGAACACAAGATAAACTACCTCAATCCACACCGACTTACATTATTGATCAAGCAGAAATCCAAAAACAAGGGTCAACGAGTGTGGCTGATGTTTTAAAAAGAATGCCGGGATTTGCTATCAATGATGTTGGACATGGTGCAGATATTCATACCGGAACTTACTATCGTGGACACTCAATTAATCAGTCAGTTTTTTTGATTAATGGTAGACCAATTAATAATGATGTCAGTACCTATCATGGGGCTACAGATTTAAATAGTATTCCTGTAGAATCTATTGAGAGGGTAGAACTATATAGTGGTGCGGCAACAGCTTTATATGGCTCCTCAGCTTTTGGTGGAATTGTTAATATTATCACGAAACAAGGTAGCACCACTCCCAGGTTTAATGCAGCAGCAGAATTTGGTTCGTTGAATTTAAATAATCAACAGACAAGTTTTAGCGGTGGTAGTGGAAATTTTAGATATAATTTGAGCTTTGAACGATTTTTTATTGATAATCGTTATAAAGTTCCCCAAGGTGCAGCCAACCGTGATACTAGCGGTAATTTATTTAATGCGGATACAGCTACTAGCACTTATTTTGGCAACTTTGCTATTGATTTAAATCCCCAAAATACTTTGAGTTTGGATGTAAAAAAACTCAGTAGTCGGCGGGGTTTAATTTATTTTGGGTTTCCTTTGCAAAGAGATAGATTAGATCATGATGGTTTGAATATTGGTTTATCCTGGCGATCGCAACTTGCCCAAGGCTCTAATCTCACAACTACACTAGGTTATAACCAAGATTTCTTTAACACCTATGGCCCTACTGTTTTTCAAGGTAATACCTTCTATCGCACTGGCACTTTAGACACACAAAATCTAACAGCTAGAGTAGATCATGATTGGCAAATTACTGGTAATAATCGGCTACGTTGGGGGTTAGATTTAAAAAACACTAATTTAGATGGGATTACTGACAGTACCAGCCCCAATAGAATCGCTTTTAATGAAGTCGAAAATCGTAGTGTCTTAAATACCGCATTATTTGCCGTCAATACTTGGAATATTAGCGATCGCTTCCTGGTAGATTTAGGTTTAAGACAAAGCTTTGATTCTCAATTTGGTAATTATCTCAATCCCAGTGTTGGCTTGCGTTATGCTATGTCTCCCAATTTGGCTGTACGCGGTAGCTGGGCTAGTGGACAACGTAATCCAGGATTAGACCAGTTATATCTGTATGATACGGTGCATGGTTGGTTGTCTAACCCAGATTTAAAACCAGAAACAGGATCATCATGGACTGGGGGAGTAGATGTTAACTTTTCCCAGAATTTAACGGGACAATTTACTTACTTTGGCAGCAGTTTAGATAATCGTTTAGGAATTATTCAAGGCCAATGGCAAAACATTGGGCTAGTCGATACCAATGGCTTTGAAGCTGCATTGCGGTGGCGATTGGCTAGCAATTGGTCAACATTTTTTAACTATACTTATACCGATGCCCAAATTAAAACAGGAACAGAGCGTGGTTTGCAATTAGGTTTAATTCCTTATTCTAATTTGCAAGCGGGGATTGGCTATGAAAAAGACGGATGGCAAGCTAATTTATACGCTACTTATAATAGTGGCGCTCGTCGGGCTTTGTTTCTCAACCCAAGTGATAGGAATACAGATTTTTCACCATCATACGTGAATTTTGATTTGAGTGGTCGCATCCCTTTAAATCGAGGTTTGGGACTGACATTTTACTTAGAAAATTTACTGGGTGAACAATACGAACGAGTGAACCGAATTTATAGTCCTGGGTTTACTTTTCGTGTGGGTTTAAGTTCAGGGATTTAA
- a CDS encoding DUF433 domain-containing protein, with amino-acid sequence MDDTLLHRITLNPNICHGKPCIRGLRYPVEFILELLSSGMTTEQILADYDDLESEDILAVLLFAARLSQVKSIHKIAS; translated from the coding sequence ATGGATGACACACTTTTACACCGGATCACTCTAAATCCTAATATCTGTCACGGAAAACCTTGTATTAGAGGACTTCGTTATCCAGTTGAGTTTATTTTAGAATTGCTGAGTTCTGGCATGACCACTGAGCAAATATTGGCGGATTATGATGACTTAGAATCTGAAGATATTCTGGCTGTTTTATTATTTGCAGCTCGACTTAGCCAAGTCAAAAGCATTCATAAAATCGCCTCATGA
- a CDS encoding YdcF family protein → MSKKWFVLILLTVTSALLVAITSTAIGIYSYGSHPHNLKADAAIVLGAAVWGEEPSPVFRERINHAVNLYKNGNVNTIIFTGGVGESQELAEAIVGKSYAMQQGVKAADILTETQSRTTHQNLKNAWEVASHQKLSQFLIVSDPLHLKRAVLMARDLGMDAYPSPTPTTRYRSWQSQMPFLMRETYFYFVYLVFKI, encoded by the coding sequence ATGTCCAAAAAATGGTTTGTCTTAATTTTACTGACTGTGACATCTGCGTTGCTGGTGGCGATCACCTCTACAGCTATCGGCATTTATTCCTATGGCAGTCATCCCCACAATCTCAAAGCCGATGCAGCAATTGTTTTGGGTGCGGCTGTGTGGGGAGAAGAACCATCACCGGTGTTTCGAGAACGTATTAACCATGCCGTTAATCTCTATAAAAATGGTAATGTGAATACGATTATTTTTACTGGTGGAGTTGGGGAAAGTCAGGAACTGGCTGAAGCGATAGTTGGTAAAAGCTACGCTATGCAGCAAGGGGTAAAAGCAGCCGATATTCTCACGGAAACACAGTCACGCACAACTCACCAAAATCTTAAAAATGCTTGGGAAGTAGCATCCCATCAGAAACTATCTCAGTTTCTCATTGTCAGTGACCCTTTGCACCTCAAGCGAGCCGTATTAATGGCACGAGATTTGGGAATGGATGCTTATCCATCCCCTACACCAACCACCCGCTATCGCAGTTGGCAAAGTCAAATGCCATTTTTAATGCGCGAAACTTATTTTTATTTTGTCTACCTTGTATTTAAAATTTAG